In the genome of Ancylomarina subtilis, one region contains:
- a CDS encoding L-lactate permease: MNALLAFSPILLTIILMVGFNWGAKKALPLALLLAITIAFGVWKIDLHHILGYSVFGFLKAFDILIIIFGAILILNTMKISGAMAAINNGFNGITTDRRIQAIIIGFMFGAFIEGAAGFGTPAALAGPLLVGLGFPPLAAAMVALIYNSVPVPFGAVGTPISGGAMVTLEQNLAGVGANVEGFKLMLTKWIAIPNAMVGIFIPLLGLMILTRFFGKDKSIKPALAAAPFALFAGLAFVIPYVLIAATLGPDLPSLLGGFIGLGIVIFAAKRGFLVPKKKWDFPAKSEWESSWMSNETIQEPSQTKMSLLKAWLPYAMIAIILVVTRIPSLGLKSLLASQTLSLSNVLGIEGLNYVLKWAYLPGTIPFILVALITNVIYRMKTKEVVDSWKTTFKQINGAAIALLAGVAMVQLMLKSGTNGAGLESMLTVMANSIADLAGAAYPVISPIVGVLGSFMSGSATVSNLLFASLQFETASILQIPEVLIVAAQTSGAALGNMICINNVVAVCATVGCVGAEGSIIRRNAIPAFIYYLLIMLIIVVLISLGVDPMPL, from the coding sequence ATGAACGCATTATTAGCATTTTCCCCTATTTTATTGACCATCATTCTGATGGTTGGCTTTAACTGGGGGGCAAAAAAAGCATTACCCTTAGCCTTATTACTTGCAATAACGATCGCTTTTGGTGTTTGGAAAATAGATTTGCACCATATTTTAGGATATTCTGTCTTCGGATTTTTAAAGGCCTTTGATATCCTTATTATCATATTCGGGGCAATCCTGATTTTGAATACCATGAAGATATCGGGAGCGATGGCAGCCATCAATAATGGCTTCAATGGCATAACCACAGATAGGCGTATTCAGGCCATTATCATTGGCTTTATGTTTGGAGCCTTTATCGAAGGTGCCGCGGGATTTGGAACGCCGGCAGCTTTGGCAGGCCCTCTTTTAGTTGGTTTGGGTTTTCCTCCTTTGGCTGCTGCTATGGTGGCTTTAATCTACAATTCGGTGCCAGTTCCATTTGGTGCTGTGGGGACACCCATCAGCGGAGGAGCCATGGTGACCTTAGAGCAGAATCTTGCGGGTGTTGGCGCAAACGTTGAAGGATTTAAGTTGATGCTGACCAAGTGGATTGCCATACCCAATGCTATGGTAGGGATTTTTATTCCTCTGTTGGGCTTGATGATTCTGACACGATTCTTCGGAAAGGATAAATCAATCAAACCCGCTTTAGCGGCGGCGCCATTTGCTTTGTTTGCAGGTTTAGCTTTTGTTATTCCTTACGTTTTGATTGCTGCAACTTTAGGTCCTGATTTACCTTCCCTTTTAGGAGGATTCATCGGTTTAGGTATTGTTATTTTTGCCGCTAAAAGAGGCTTTCTCGTGCCTAAAAAGAAATGGGATTTCCCTGCCAAATCAGAATGGGAGTCTTCATGGATGTCCAACGAAACTATTCAGGAGCCAAGCCAAACTAAGATGAGTCTTTTAAAAGCCTGGTTGCCCTATGCAATGATTGCCATCATTTTGGTTGTGACACGAATTCCATCCCTGGGATTAAAAAGTTTGTTGGCTTCACAAACCCTTAGCTTATCGAATGTATTGGGGATTGAAGGGCTTAATTATGTGCTGAAATGGGCCTATCTGCCTGGTACGATCCCTTTTATTTTGGTTGCCTTAATTACGAATGTAATCTACCGTATGAAGACCAAAGAGGTGGTTGATTCGTGGAAAACCACATTTAAACAAATCAATGGTGCTGCAATTGCTTTGCTTGCCGGAGTTGCCATGGTTCAGTTGATGTTGAAGTCGGGAACCAATGGTGCTGGACTGGAGAGTATGTTGACGGTTATGGCAAATTCGATTGCTGATTTGGCTGGAGCCGCTTACCCGGTGATTTCGCCCATCGTTGGTGTTTTGGGTTCTTTTATGTCGGGTTCTGCAACTGTATCCAACTTACTGTTTGCATCCTTGCAATTCGAAACAGCTTCTATTCTTCAGATTCCGGAGGTTTTAATTGTAGCGGCACAAACCAGTGGTGCTGCACTTGGAAACATGATCTGTATTAATAATGTGGTTGCTGTTTGTGCTACTGTGGGTTGTGTCGGAGCCGAGGGAAGTATTATACGTCGGAATGCAATTCCTGCCTTCATCTATTATCTTCTCATCATGTTAATTATAGTGGTTTTGATCAGTTTGGGCGTTGACCCAATGCCATTGTAA